In Pseudomonas oryzihabitans, the DNA window GGTGGCCAACCAGCTGTTGCGTCCCGGCGGCATCGCCACCACGACCGTCAAGACCGGCCAGCAGTGGGACGAACCCAATGGCTGGGCACCGCTGCAATGGGTGGCCGTGGATGGCCTGCGCCGCTACAAGCAGGACAAGCTCGCCGAGGACATCGGCACCCGCTTCCTGACCCAGGTGCAGAATCTCTACGCCCGCGAGCAGAAGCTGGTGGAGAAATACGACCTTACCGGCGGCCAGGGCGGTGGTGGCGGCGAGTACGAGCTGCAGGACGGCTTTGGCTGGACCAATGGCGTTACGCTCAAGCTGCTCGAACTCTACAAAGCGCAACCCGGCACGAAATAAGGCCAAAGAAAAGGTCCGCCACGGCGGACCTTTTTCATGATGTGAAACCCGTAGGGTGGGCTGAGACAATCCCATCGTTGAAGCCCAACGTCTCAGTTAATGGTGACAACGTTGGGCTTCGCTGCGCTCAACCCAACCTACGGGCCACCATTCACCCTCTCCCTCCGGGAGAGGGCTGGGGTGAGGGCAAATCCAACTCCAGATCCATCAGACGGCATACTACGGCGTCACAGCGGATCCACGGGCGGCGCATCGTCTTCGTCCGCCGGCAGCTCCGCAGGATGCAGCCCTTCCGGATCTTCATCCTCGGGCAGCGGCAGGATGGCGTTCATCAGCTGTACTCCGGATCGCGCGGATTCTTTTGCGGCAGGCGCTCTTCCACCGGCCGGTCTTCCGGGTCATCGCCCACGGGCTCTTCGGGATCGGGCGCGATGTCCGGATCGATGTCCAGGTCGTCGGGGTTTTCCTTGATCTGATCGTTCATGCGGCCTCCGCGAGTGGTTGTTAAGGTTGGGCAGAGCGCCCTGCGCGAAGTTCGCCACCGGCGATCAACGATACCCTCGGGCTTGCAGATCGAACAGCTGGGCATAGCGGCCGCCGCTGGCCAGCAATTGGTCATGATCGCCGCGTTCGCGGATCTCGCCGCCCTCCAGCACCAGGATCTGATCGGCGTTGCGCACGCTGGAGAAGCGGTGCGAGATCAGCAGGGTCATGCGCTGCTGCGCCTGGGCCCGAAAACGCTCGAAGATCACTGCCTCGGCCGCGGCGTCCAGGGCGGCGGTGGGTTCGTCCAGCACCAGGATGTCGGCGTCTTCACGCATATAGGCCCGCGACAGGGCGATCTTCTGCCATTGCCCGCCAGACAGTTCCTGGCCACCGAGAAACCAGCGACCCAGCTGTGTCCCGTATCCCTCGCGCAAACCGGCGATGACGTCGTCGGCCAGGCCCTGTTCGGCCGCCTTGCGCCAGCGCGCTTCGTCAGCGAAGGCGGCGGTGTCGCCGACCCCCAGGTTCTCGCCCGCAGTGAGCTGGTAGCGGATGAAGTCCTGGAAGATGACCCCGATGCGTCGGTGCAGGGCCGCTGGCTGCCACTCCTGCAGATCGCTGCCATCGAGCAGGATGCGCCCTTTGGTAGGGGCATGCAGGCGGGTAAGCAGCTTGATCAGAGTGGTCTTGCCGGAGCCGTTGGCGCCTACCAGGGCCAGGCTCTGGCCCGGTGCCAGATGAAAGCTGATGTCCTCTAGCGTCGTCGCGGTCGCGCCTGGATAGGTAAAGCCGACCCCTTCGAATCTCAGCCCGTCGCCAGGATGGCTCCCCACCGTCAGGCTGCCGCCCTCGGCGCTGGTTGGCTGGCCGAGATAGTCATAAAGATTGCTCAGGTAGAGGCTGTCTTCATAGAGACCGCCAAGGGCGGTAAGGCTCGCGCTGACCGCCGCCTGGCCCTGGCGGAACAGCGTCAGATAGAGGGTCATCTGGCCCAGGCTCAGGCGACCCCGCACGGTATCGAGCACCACCCAGGCGTAGGCGGCATAGAAGGCGAGGGTGCCGAGGAGGCCAAAGACGAAACCCCAACCGTCGCGTCTCAGGGTGAGGCGGCGATCCTCGGCATAGAGTTTGGCGAAGGTGGTGCGGTAGCGCTCCAACAGCAGCGGCGCCAGGCCGAACAGCTTGACCTCCTTGATGTAGGCCTCATGGGAAAGCAGGGTTTCCAGGTAGGTCTGGCGACGGGTCTCGGGCGCGCGCCGGCTGAAGAGACGAAAGGCATCACCGGAAAAGCGCGCCTCGGCCAGAAACACCGGAAGGGCACCCACCACCAGCAGCAGTAGCGCCCAAGGCGAGAAATGCACCAGCAGCACGGCGAAGCTGACCAGGGAGATGAGGTTCTGCAATAGGGTCAGGGACTTGGTCACCAGCGCCAGCGGCCTTACCGACGCCTCGCGCCGGGCCCGCACCAGCTTGTCGTAGAAGTCGGCGTCCTCGAATTGCGCTAGCGACAGGGTCTGGGCCTTTTCCAGTATCAGCAGGTTCACCGTCTGCCCCAGGCGTACCCGCAGCAGCGATTGCTGCACCGACAGCAGACGCTGGGCACCGGCCAGGGCTGCCAGGACCCCGGCTTCCGCCAGCACGAACTTCAGCACTGGCCACAGAGGGGCCTGACCCTGCTCGGCATGTAGCTGCATGGCTGCCACCACGGCATCGACGATACGCTGCCCGAGCCAGGCGGCCAGGGCCGGCAGCAGGCCGGCGACCAGAGTCGCCAGGACCAGGCCGACCAGCAGCGCGGGCGAGGTGCTCCAGACCAGGCCGGCAGCACGGCGCATCTGCAATTGCACGATAGCGAAGGAGGTAGAGAGGGCCATGAGAGATCTTCGGCTGGAATCAGCATTAGTCGAAACGACGGTCGCGGTGTTCCCGGGGGTATGGCAAAAGGCTTACACGGCGTGGTGTCACCTGGCCATGTTGCGGTCCCGGCAGGCTGCGTAATCTACACCCATCAGCCGCGCAGGATGCGCAGCCCTGAGGTCACGGATGAAGACCAGGCCAGGATGGCGCCTGACAGGACGTTGGGATGGTCGCAACAAACAACCCGCTTCGGCGGGTTTTTTGTTGCCTGGGATTCAGGGCCGAGCAGGGGTGCTGGCGAAGGGATGGCAAAAGGCTTACACGGTGTGGTGTCACCTGGCCATGTTGCGGTCCCGGCAGGCTGCGTAATCTACACCCCATCAGCCGCGCAGGATGCGCAGCCCTGAGGTCACGGATGAAGACCAGGCCAGGATGGCGCCTGACAGGATGTTGGGATGGTCGCAACAAACAACCCGCTTCGGCGGGTTTTTTGTTGCCTGGGATTCAGGGCCGAGCAGGGGTGCTGGCGAAGGTATGGCAAAAGGCTTACACGGCGTGGTGTCACCTGGCCATGTTGCGAGCCCGGCAGGCTGCGTAATCTACACCCCATCAGCCGCGCAGGATGCGCAGCCCTGAGGTCACGGATGAAGACCAGGCCAGGATGGCGCCTGACAGGACGTTGGGATGGTCGCAACAAACAACCCGCTTCGGCGGGTTTTTTGTTGCCTGGGATTCAGGGCCGAGCAGGGGTGCTGGCGAAGGTATGGCAAAAGGCTTACACGGTGTGGTGTCACCTGGCCATGTTGCGAGCCCGGCAGGCTGCGTAATCTACCTACATCAGCGGCGCAGGATGCGCAGCCCTGAGGTCACGGATGAAGACCAGGCCAGGATGGCGCCTGACAGGACGTTGGGATGGTCGCAACAAACAACCCGCTTCGGCGGGTTTTTTGTTGCCTGGGATTCAGGGCCGAGCAGGGGTGCTGGCTGAGGTATGGCAAAAGGCTTACACGGTGTGGTGTCACCTGGCCATGTTGCGATCCCGGCAGGCTGCGTAATCTACACCCATCAGCCGCGCAGGATGCGCAGCCCTGAGGTCACGGATGAAGACCAGGCCAGGATGGCGCCTGACAGGATGTTGGGATGGTCGCAACAAACAACCCGCTTCGGCGGGTTTTTTGTTTGGGCGTCATTCTGCCTTGGAGTCCGATTCCAGTACGGATGCCGCGGCGATCCGGTTGCGGCCGGCGCCCTTGGCGGCATAGAGCGCCTGATCGGCGCTTTCGGTCAGACGATAGGCATCCATGCCGGCAGCATAGGTGACCAAGCCGACACTGAGGGTGATGGGGCGGCGCGACCAGGCATGGTTGGCAACCGCCGCACGACAGCGCTCGGCCACCAGCTGGGCCGCGTTGCTGTCAGCGCCCGGCAGCAAGATGGCGAATTCTTCGCCGCCATAGCGGAAGCAGGCGTCATTGTCGCGGCAGCTCTGCGACAGCAGCCGGCTGACTGCCTGCAGGGCGACATCGCCGGCCTGATGGCCAAAGGCGTCGTTATAGGCCTTGAAGTGATCGACATCGATCAGCAGCATGGACAGCGGCGTGCCCTGTTCTTCGGCGCGCCGCAGATGCTCCGCCAGGCGCAGGTCGAAGGCGCGTCTGTTGTACAGGCCGGTCAGGGCGTCGGTGACACTGCGTTGTTCGGCGGCCTGCATCATGTCCAGCAGTTGGCGCTGCGAGGCCTCCAGCATGTGCTGCTGCTCGATATGCTCGGTGACATCCACCGACAGCCCCGCCAAGGCGATGCCCTGGCGGGTGACCAGGGGAAACTTGTAGGACTGCCAGAAGATGCGTCGTCCATCGTGGGTGGTCATGCGCTCGACGAGACGGCTCGGCTTGAGCTCGTTCATGACCTGCTCGTCGCTTTGACGAAAGCGCAGCGCCGCGTCCGGCCAGATGACGAAATCGTCCTTGCCGATGATCTCCTCACGGGTCAGCCCCAGCTGTTGCAGAAAGGGCTCGTTGACGTAGGAATAGCGCCAGTCGCGGTCCTTGATATAGGCGACGAAGGGACCGTTGTTCATGAAGGCGGAAAAGTTGATGTCCAGCTCTTCCAGTTGGCGCAGGGTGTCGCGCTGCTGCAAGAGGATCGTGACCTGCCGTGCCAGGCGTTGCAGGTTGTCGATCTGGGCGGTTTCGAAGCGGCGGACCCGATCGTCCATCACGCAGAGCGTACCGAGCGCGACGCCGTGTCGATCGAGCAGGGGGATGCCCAGGTAGGCACACATCCCTTCCAGGCCTGGTGCGGCTCTGAGGTGAGCCACGCGCGGATCCCTTTGCAGGTCTTCCACCATGAAAGGCTGTCGCGGGGTGCGGATCGCCAGATGACACAGTGACGAGTCGACCGGGACCTCGTCCACTCTCAGGCCCTGGCAGGCCTTGAACCAGAGTCGATGACGATCGGCCAGGGTGATGAAGGCCACCGGCGCGCGGGTCAGTTGGCAGGCCAGGACGACGATGTCCTCGTAGGCGGCCTCGACCCCACTATCGAGAATCTGCAGCTCGCTCAGGGCGTGGAGACGCTGGGCGTCATCGGAGGCAGTCATGCGGGCTCTTGAATGCAGTGTCTCAGGCTTGAGCATAGTATCCAGCACGGCGGAGGAAAACCGTGGCCGTTGCGCAAGTGACCGAGGTGCCGGCCGGAGCCGGCACCTCAAGCGACCACTCTAGCGCCTGGGTTGCAGCAGGAGCGCCACCAGGGCGCTCCAGCCGGTTTGGTGCGAGGCGCCGAGCCCGCGACCGTTTTCACCATGGAAATACTCGTGGAACAGGACCAGGTCGCGACTGCGCGGATCGTCCTGCAGTTGCGGATAGTCGACCATGCTCGGGCGCTTGCCGTCGGCGTCCTTGAGGAACAGCCGGGTCAGTCGCTGGCTGAGACCATCGGCGACTTCTTCCAGGTTGGCCAGGTAGCCGGAGCCGTTGGGGTATTCCACCGAGAAGCTGTCGGCATAGTAGCGGTGGAATTCGTGCAGCGACTCGATGAGCATGTAGTTGATCGGCATCCACAGCGGGCCACGCCAGTTGGAGTTGCCGCCATAGAGTCGTGAATCCGACTCTGCCGGTTGGTAGCGGGCGCTGAGCAGATTGCCGTCGGCCTGGCGCATCTCGAAGGGTTGCTGTTCGTGGGCCTTGGACAGCGAACGGATGCCGTACTCGGAGAGGAATTCGCTGTCATCCAGCATGCGCTTGAGCAGCAGCTTGGTGCGATGGCCACGCAGCAGCGAAAGCAGGAATCTATTGCCCTGGCCGGGCTCGGTCCAGCGCGACACCAGGCGGGCGAGATCCGGACGTTGCCGCAGGAAGCCGCGCAGGCGGCCACCCAGGCCCGGCAGGCCTTCATGTTCGCGCTGCTCCAGTACCTGCACCGCGAACAGCGGGATGAGGCCGACGATGGATCTCAGGCGCAGCGGTTCGGCACTGCCATCCGGCTTGTGCAAGACGTCGTAGAAGAATTCGTCCTGTTCGTCCCAGAGGCCGTCTTCGCGTTCGTCGCTATGGTTGATGGCGCCGGCGATGTGCAGGAAGTGCTCGAAGAACTTGACCCCTAGGTCGACGTACACCGGGTTTTCCTTGGCCAGCTCCAGCGCGATGCGCATCAGGTCCAGGGCATAGGCGGCCATCCAGGCGGTGCCGTCGGCCTGGTCCAGGTGATAGCCCGGAGGCAGCGGGGCCGAGCGGTCGAAGAGGGCGATGTTGTCCAGGCCGAGGAAGCCGCCCTGGAAGATGTTGCGGCCTTCGGTGTCCTTGCGGTTGATCCACCAGGAGAAATTCAGCAGCAGCTTGTGGAAGACGCGCTCCAGGAAGACGCGATCACCCACTCCGGTCAGGGATTTCTCCTGCAGGTAGACGTGCCAGGTCGCCCAGGCATGCACCGGCGGATTGGCATCCTCGAAATTCCACTCGTAGGCCGGTAGCTGGCCATTGGGATGCATGAACCTGTCCTTCACCAGGAGCAGCAGCTGCTGCTTGGCGAAGCCGGGATCGATCAGTGCATAGGCCACCGCCTGGAAGGCCAGGTCCCAGGAGGCGTACCAGGGATACTCCCACTTGTCCGGCATGGAGACGATGTCGAAATTGAGCAGGTGACGCCAGTGGCCGTTACGGATGCGTTCGCGCTGCGCCGGTGGCATGGGCTGGGCCGGATCGCCATTGAGCCAGCGATTGACCTCGAAATAGTAGAGCTGCTTGGACCACAGCAGGCCGGCCAGGGCCTGGCGCTGCACCAGGCGCGCATCGGGGTCGCTGATCTTTTCCTGCAGGGCGGCGTAGAAGGCATCGGCTTCGGCGATGCGTTCGGCGAAGATCGCATCGGCATCCACCGCAAGGGCATTCGTGGGGGCCAGCCGCAGGTAGATCACCGTCGTGGCGCCACCGTCCAGCTCCACGGCGAAATGGGCGGCCGCCTTGCTGCCGAAGTCGCGACGGATCGCCTCACGGGCGCCCTTCACCACGTAGTCGTTGATGCCGTCCTTGAAGGGCCCCTCGGCGGCTTCGCCGGTAAGACGCGGCAGGTTGGTTTCGTTGTTGCAGAACAGCCACTCGACGTCGCGCGGTCCCCAGGCGGTGACCACCAGGTCGGGGCGATCGAAATAGCTGGCGCGGACCTGCTCGCCTTCCAGGCTGAGCATGGAGCGCGGCGGGGTGCCGGTCCAGGCCCAGGTATTGCGCGACCAGATCTGTGGCAGTACCCGCAGGCTGGCGCGCTCGGCGCCGCGGTTCTCTACCGTGACCCGCATGAGGATGTCGTCGGGGGTGTGCTTGGCGTATTCGACGGTGACATCAAAATAACGATTCTCGGCGAAGACGCCGGTGTCGAGAATCTCGTATTCCCGATCATTCAGGCCGCGCCGGGCGTTTTCCTCGGTGAGCTGGGCATAGGGGAAGGCGGCGTGGGGGTACTTGTAGAGCATCTTCTGGTAGGCATGGCTCGGTACGCCATCCAGGTAGAAATAGAGCTCCTTGACGTCTTCGCCATGGTTGCCCTCGGCGTTGGTCAGGCCGAACAGGCGTTCCTTGAGAAAGGCATCGCGTTCGTTCCACAGGGCGATGCCCAGGCACCATTGCTGGGCCTTGTCGCAGAACCCGGCGAGGCCATCCTCGCCCCAGCGATAGGCACGGCTGCGCGCATGGTCATGGGGAAAGTAGCGCCAGGCGTCGCCATCGGCGCTGTAGTCCTCACGGACCGTGGCCCACTGGCGCTCGCTCAGGTAGGGGCCCCACTGGCGCCAGGCGGCGGCATCGGTATCGGCCAGGCGCTGGCCTTCGCGGGTATGCAGGATGCCCGGGGCGGGATGTGCCGTCATCGTGTCTCCTGATTCAGGTAACGGTTAAAGCTCGAGAATAGATCATCATTGTGGCGCGCAGAGGCGTCGACTGGCGCATCGCTGCCCTCTTAGTGCCTGATCGCAGCGGAAAAATTCACGCCGCTGCGGTTTCGGTCACAGGGTATCCGATGCGGACGCAGGTGCCTGACGCCTTGCGGCGGACGAAAAAAAGCCCCACGCCCGAAAGGGGTGGGGCTTTGCCAGGCTACGCGGCCCGAGAGGAATCCTCGGGCCGGTCGCTCATCAGAGCGCCATGTCGTTGGCGGCCTTGTCGGCGCGCGGGGCGCTGACGGTAGCCTTGGCGTTCTGGGTGCCGGTGGCGACTGGCGGGGTGGCCAGCTGCAGCACTTCGGCGGTGTAGTTCCACTCCTGCTGCACGCGCTCGGGATCACCGTTGAGCTTGGTGCCGTAGCTGGGCACGATCTGGTGCAGCTTGGCTTGCCACTCCGGGGTCGCGACCTTGTCCTTGAACACCTTCTCCAGCACGCTCAGCATGATGGGCGCGGCGGTCGAGGCGCCCGGGGAGGCGCCCAGCAGGCCGGCGATGCTGCCGTCCTTGGCCGCGACGATCTCGGTGCCCAGCTTCAGCACGCCACCCTTGTCGGCGTCGCGCTTGATGATCTGCACGCGCTGACCGGCCTGCCACAGGCGCCAGTCTTCCTTCTTAGCGTTGGGGAAGTACTCGCGCAGGGCGGCCATGCGGTCGTCATCCGACAGCATCAGCTGGCCGGCGAGGTATTCCACCAGCGGGTACTCGGCCACGCCCACGCGGACCATCGGCCAGGCGTTGTGGGTGTTGGTGCTGGTCAGCAGGTCGAGGTAGGAACCCTGCTTGAGGAACTTGGTGGAGAAGGTGGCGAAGGGCCCGAACAGGATCACGCGCTTGCCGTCGAGCACACGGGTGTCCAGGTGCGGCACCGACATCGGCGGTGCGCCGACCGACGCCTTGCCGTAGGCCTTGGCCAGGTGCTGCTGGGCGATCTCGGGGTTGTCGGTGACCAGGAAGGAGCCACCCACCGGGAAGCCGGCGTAGTCGTTCGCTTCGGGGATACCCGATTTCTGCAGCAGGTGCAGGGCACCGCCGCCGGCACCGATGAAGACGAACTTGGCGTCGGTCTCGGTCTTCTTGCCGTCCTTGAGGTTCTTGTACTCCACGCGCCAGCTGCCGTCGGCATTGCGGGTGATGTTCTCGACTTCGCTGGACAGGTTCAGCTTGAAGTTCGGCTTGGACTGCAGGTTGGCGGCGAACTGGCGGGTGATCTCGCCGAAGTTGACGTCGGTACCCAGCGGGCTCCAGGTGGCAGCGATCTTCTGCTTGGGATCGCGGCCTTCCATCATCAGCGGGACCCACTGCTTGATCTGCGCGGGATCCTCGGAGTACTGCATGCCGGAGAACAGCGGGCTGGCCTTCAGGGCTTCATAGCGCTTCTTCAGGAAGGCAATGTTCTCGTCACCCCAGACGAAGCTCATGTGCGGGGTGCTGTTGATGAAGCTGCGGGGGTCCTTGAGGACGCCGTTCCTGACCTGCCAGGACCAGAACTGACGGGAGATCTGGAAGGCTTCGTTGATCTCGATGGCCTTGGAGATGGTGACCTTGCCGTCTTTGTCTTCAGGGGTGTAGTTCAGCTCGGCCAGGGCGGAGTGGCCGGTACCGGCGTTGTTCCAGCCGTTGGAACTCTCTTCGGCGACCTTGTCCAGGCGCTCGACCATTTCCATGGTCCAGTTCGGCTCCAGCTCATTCAGCCAGATACCCAGGGTGGAGCTCATGATGCCACCGCCGATCAGCAGGACGTCGACCTTCTTGGCATCTTCGGCCTGTGCGGTGCCCAGGGCGGAGGCGATGGCGACGCCGAGCAGCGCGCCAGTCATTTTCTTCAGCATGTGGTCTCTCAATCGATAGAAGCTGGATCTGCTTATCGAGTTTCGGTGCGGTGCGGCACCATGGCACATGGGGGTATGTGCAGTGGGCAAGGCAGAATGCAGCCAGAAACACGCAAGGGCAGGTTCTTGTCCCTCCACCGCCCCTCTCTCGTGAGTCACCGGAGGAGTCGGAGCAAAAACGCATACGCGGTCTTGGCAACGGCTGGCCGGAGACAGAGGTCTCGGGCGCGGTTGCGTGCGCGTGGCGTTTTTGTTGGCCGGCATTTTAATGAGAAGACCCCGGGATTCCTAGTCCGTAATTCATAGGCTTTGGCTATTAGCCTTTGGTCTAATCCTGTGCGACCTGGGTCAAAGTCCCGTCACATGCCCATCAGGCGGAGCGGGCAGGTTCCGCCTGGCTGCCTGCAGCAGGACGCAGCACCGACGAAACCGGCCAGAAAGCCGCTGAAGGGTCAGGGTTCGAGGCGCCCGGCGGGCGCCGGACACTCGACTAGGCGAAGCGCCAGGCGAGAAAGCGACTCTGCTTCTGGCCTTGGGCCATGGCGACGACGCGGACCTCGCGGGCCTGCTCGCGGCGCAACGCCGTCTGCAAGGGCGGCAGGTTGCTGGCCTTGGAGACCAGGCAGGTGAACCAGCCTACCTGAGCGGCATGGCTGCGGCTCTCACGGATCATCCGTTCGATGAAGGCCGCTTCGCCACCGGGGCACCAGAGTTCGGCCGCCTGCCCGCCGAAGTTGAGCAGCGGCACCGTCTTGCCGGTGGTCTTGCCCAGGTTCTTCCATTTGCGCTTGCTGCCGCGCACGGCGTCGTCGGGGCTGGCGTGGAAGGGCGGATTGCACAGGGTGGCGGCGTAGCGCTCACCGGGTTTCAGGATGCCCGCAAAGATCGCCTGGGAGTCCGGCTGGCGGCGTAACTCGATGGCGGCGGCGCAGTCCGGGTTGGCGGCCAGGGCACGCCCGAAGGCGGCCAGGGCCGCTGGGGCGATGTCGCTGCCAACGAAATGCCAGCCGTACTCCTTGAAGCCGATCAGCGGATAGACGCCATTGGCGCCCGTGCCCACGTCCAGCAGCCGAATCGCCTCCCCGCGAGGAATCTGGCCGCTATTGCCCTCGGCCAGCAGGTCGGCCAGGTGGTGCAGATAGTCCGCCCGACCGGGAATCGGCGGACAGAGAAAGTCGGCGGGGATGTCCCAGTCGCGCACGCCATGGTGCAGCGCCAGCAACGCGCGATTCAGTGCCCGGACCGCCTGGGGATCGGTGAAATCGATGGAGAGATTGCCCCGCGGCGTGGGTGCCACGAATGGCTTGAGCGCCGGGCTCACGCGTATCAGGGCCGGAAAGTCGTAGCTGCCCTGGTGGCGATTGCGCGGATGCAGGGGAGCGGGGCGGCCCGGCAGGGGCCGGCGGGGCGAAGTCATGGCGGCGGACAGGGTGGAAAAGGGGGCGGCAGCCTAGCACAGCCGCCCCCTTGGACTCACGCCGGCGTCGGCGCATCTTCTGGCAGCACGCCGAT includes these proteins:
- the rlmF gene encoding 23S rRNA (adenine(1618)-N(6))-methyltransferase RlmF, which translates into the protein MTSPRRPLPGRPAPLHPRNRHQGSYDFPALIRVSPALKPFVAPTPRGNLSIDFTDPQAVRALNRALLALHHGVRDWDIPADFLCPPIPGRADYLHHLADLLAEGNSGQIPRGEAIRLLDVGTGANGVYPLIGFKEYGWHFVGSDIAPAALAAFGRALAANPDCAAAIELRRQPDSQAIFAGILKPGERYAATLCNPPFHASPDDAVRGSKRKWKNLGKTTGKTVPLLNFGGQAAELWCPGGEAAFIERMIRESRSHAAQVGWFTCLVSKASNLPPLQTALRREQAREVRVVAMAQGQKQSRFLAWRFA
- a CDS encoding ABC transporter ATP-binding protein, with amino-acid sequence MALSTSFAIVQLQMRRAAGLVWSTSPALLVGLVLATLVAGLLPALAAWLGQRIVDAVVAAMQLHAEQGQAPLWPVLKFVLAEAGVLAALAGAQRLLSVQQSLLRVRLGQTVNLLILEKAQTLSLAQFEDADFYDKLVRARREASVRPLALVTKSLTLLQNLISLVSFAVLLVHFSPWALLLLVVGALPVFLAEARFSGDAFRLFSRRAPETRRQTYLETLLSHEAYIKEVKLFGLAPLLLERYRTTFAKLYAEDRRLTLRRDGWGFVFGLLGTLAFYAAYAWVVLDTVRGRLSLGQMTLYLTLFRQGQAAVSASLTALGGLYEDSLYLSNLYDYLGQPTSAEGGSLTVGSHPGDGLRFEGVGFTYPGATATTLEDISFHLAPGQSLALVGANGSGKTTLIKLLTRLHAPTKGRILLDGSDLQEWQPAALHRRIGVIFQDFIRYQLTAGENLGVGDTAAFADEARWRKAAEQGLADDVIAGLREGYGTQLGRWFLGGQELSGGQWQKIALSRAYMREDADILVLDEPTAALDAAAEAVIFERFRAQAQQRMTLLISHRFSSVRNADQILVLEGGEIRERGDHDQLLASGGRYAQLFDLQARGYR
- a CDS encoding sensor domain-containing diguanylate cyclase, whose amino-acid sequence is MTASDDAQRLHALSELQILDSGVEAAYEDIVVLACQLTRAPVAFITLADRHRLWFKACQGLRVDEVPVDSSLCHLAIRTPRQPFMVEDLQRDPRVAHLRAAPGLEGMCAYLGIPLLDRHGVALGTLCVMDDRVRRFETAQIDNLQRLARQVTILLQQRDTLRQLEELDINFSAFMNNGPFVAYIKDRDWRYSYVNEPFLQQLGLTREEIIGKDDFVIWPDAALRFRQSDEQVMNELKPSRLVERMTTHDGRRIFWQSYKFPLVTRQGIALAGLSVDVTEHIEQQHMLEASQRQLLDMMQAAEQRSVTDALTGLYNRRAFDLRLAEHLRRAEEQGTPLSMLLIDVDHFKAYNDAFGHQAGDVALQAVSRLLSQSCRDNDACFRYGGEEFAILLPGADSNAAQLVAERCRAAVANHAWSRRPITLSVGLVTYAAGMDAYRLTESADQALYAAKGAGRNRIAAASVLESDSKAE
- the mqo gene encoding malate dehydrogenase (quinone), producing MLKKMTGALLGVAIASALGTAQAEDAKKVDVLLIGGGIMSSTLGIWLNELEPNWTMEMVERLDKVAEESSNGWNNAGTGHSALAELNYTPEDKDGKVTISKAIEINEAFQISRQFWSWQVRNGVLKDPRSFINSTPHMSFVWGDENIAFLKKRYEALKASPLFSGMQYSEDPAQIKQWVPLMMEGRDPKQKIAATWSPLGTDVNFGEITRQFAANLQSKPNFKLNLSSEVENITRNADGSWRVEYKNLKDGKKTETDAKFVFIGAGGGALHLLQKSGIPEANDYAGFPVGGSFLVTDNPEIAQQHLAKAYGKASVGAPPMSVPHLDTRVLDGKRVILFGPFATFSTKFLKQGSYLDLLTSTNTHNAWPMVRVGVAEYPLVEYLAGQLMLSDDDRMAALREYFPNAKKEDWRLWQAGQRVQIIKRDADKGGVLKLGTEIVAAKDGSIAGLLGASPGASTAAPIMLSVLEKVFKDKVATPEWQAKLHQIVPSYGTKLNGDPERVQQEWNYTAEVLQLATPPVATGTQNAKATVSAPRADKAANDMAL
- a CDS encoding MGH1-like glycoside hydrolase domain-containing protein, whose translation is MTAHPAPGILHTREGQRLADTDAAAWRQWGPYLSERQWATVREDYSADGDAWRYFPHDHARSRAYRWGEDGLAGFCDKAQQWCLGIALWNERDAFLKERLFGLTNAEGNHGEDVKELYFYLDGVPSHAYQKMLYKYPHAAFPYAQLTEENARRGLNDREYEILDTGVFAENRYFDVTVEYAKHTPDDILMRVTVENRGAERASLRVLPQIWSRNTWAWTGTPPRSMLSLEGEQVRASYFDRPDLVVTAWGPRDVEWLFCNNETNLPRLTGEAAEGPFKDGINDYVVKGAREAIRRDFGSKAAAHFAVELDGGATTVIYLRLAPTNALAVDADAIFAERIAEADAFYAALQEKISDPDARLVQRQALAGLLWSKQLYYFEVNRWLNGDPAQPMPPAQRERIRNGHWRHLLNFDIVSMPDKWEYPWYASWDLAFQAVAYALIDPGFAKQQLLLLVKDRFMHPNGQLPAYEWNFEDANPPVHAWATWHVYLQEKSLTGVGDRVFLERVFHKLLLNFSWWINRKDTEGRNIFQGGFLGLDNIALFDRSAPLPPGYHLDQADGTAWMAAYALDLMRIALELAKENPVYVDLGVKFFEHFLHIAGAINHSDEREDGLWDEQDEFFYDVLHKPDGSAEPLRLRSIVGLIPLFAVQVLEQREHEGLPGLGGRLRGFLRQRPDLARLVSRWTEPGQGNRFLLSLLRGHRTKLLLKRMLDDSEFLSEYGIRSLSKAHEQQPFEMRQADGNLLSARYQPAESDSRLYGGNSNWRGPLWMPINYMLIESLHEFHRYYADSFSVEYPNGSGYLANLEEVADGLSQRLTRLFLKDADGKRPSMVDYPQLQDDPRSRDLVLFHEYFHGENGRGLGASHQTGWSALVALLLQPRR